GGGCATATTGAGGTCGGTGACGACCAGCGACGTGTAGGCCGGGTTGAACGCGGCCAGGGCCTGCGCCCCGCTGTGCGCGGTCGTGCATCGGTAGCCCGCCTGCTCGAAACGCAGCCGCATCGCCTGAACAGCCATCTCGTCGTTGTCGACGATCAGGATCTCGGGTTCGTAAGGTGTCTCTTCCATTTCTTTTCTCGCAACTCAAACTCCGGCAACACTACAATCGTTCTGTTTACGGCCCGACTCCAGTCACGTCCGAGATTGCCGCGAGTAATTGTGCTGGCTCGTACGGTTTTTCCAGGAACAGATTGCCGCCCGTCTCGATCGCGGCCTCCCGGATCCGGGGACAGGTTTCGGCGGAGAGGAAGATCACCGGCGTCTTGTGACTACGCGTGTTCATACGCACCTGCCGGCAGACCTCGATCCCGTCGATGCCCGGCATACGGACGTCGAGGACGATCACGTCGGGCACGCGTGCTTTGACCTGCGCAACGCCCTCCAGCCCGTTATAGCTCTGACGCACCGACAGCCCCGCGGCACACAGGCGGGCGGCCAATGCCGCCTGGATGCGGGCGTCGTCTTCGATGAGTAGTACATCAAGCACAGGCACGCACCTCGCGGTTATGTTCCAGTATCAGCGGCAGGGCGTTCTCGACGAACTGCTCCTGCGCCCAGGTCCCGACCCACATCACGTTCAGCGGGTTGGGCTTGCCCTCGCGTTCGCCGGCCTCGGCCGCGGCGGCCTTAAGCCGATCGATCCAGCGGTCAGGCTCCTCCGTCGGGCCGATGGCGAAGAGGACTCGCCCGCCCTCACTGGGCATAAAAATATCCATGGAACGCGCGACGTTGCACAGCACCTCCTGAGTCTGCTCGATTCCGACTTCCGGATTGATCGGCAGGATCTTCAGGATCGTCAGCGCATCGTCTTCGTCCGAATGCGAAAGCCGGTTCACGTATTGACGGATCACGTGCTCCGAGTCGGCCATCGGGATGGTGAAGGAGAACGTGCTGCCCCGGCCCTGCTCGCTTTCGATCTGCATCTCGCCGAGGTTCAGCCAGATCAGGTCGCGGGCGATGTTGAGCCCGAGCCCAAACCCCTTGCCCACCGAGCGGCGCGGGTCGCCCAACTGCGTAAACCGCTCGCACAGGACCGGCAGCTGTTCGCTGCTGATCCCGACGCCCTGGTCGCTGACCGACACCACCACATGACCGTTGCCATCGGCCTCGGCACGGACGCAGACCGTGCTGTTTTCCGGTGAGAACTTCACCGCGTTCACGACCAGGTTGATCGTCACACGCCCGATCTTCTCGGCGTCCACAAACACATCGGGCAGGCCGGGCTCGACCTCGTAGTCGATCATGACCGACTTCGCCGCACCCCGCGTCGCGA
The sequence above is a segment of the Phycisphaeraceae bacterium D3-23 genome. Coding sequences within it:
- a CDS encoding response regulator codes for the protein MLDVLLIEDDARIQAALAARLCAAGLSVRQSYNGLEGVAQVKARVPDVIVLDVRMPGIDGIEVCRQVRMNTRSHKTPVIFLSAETCPRIREAAIETGGNLFLEKPYEPAQLLAAISDVTGVGP
- a CDS encoding HAMP domain-containing sensor histidine kinase, which encodes MTVTAHRFVDDVAHEFRTPLTVIREFASILHDGIGGDVTPEQLKFLDYIDASARDLSGMVDDFLDSSKLKAKQLPVYREAVSIESIFSAVRPTLATRGAAKSVMIDYEVEPGLPDVFVDAEKIGRVTINLVVNAVKFSPENSTVCVRAEADGNGHVVVSVSDQGVGISSEQLPVLCERFTQLGDPRRSVGKGFGLGLNIARDLIWLNLGEMQIESEQGRGSTFSFTIPMADSEHVIRQYVNRLSHSDEDDALTILKILPINPEVGIEQTQEVLCNVARSMDIFMPSEGGRVLFAIGPTEEPDRWIDRLKAAAAEAGEREGKPNPLNVMWVGTWAQEQFVENALPLILEHNREVRACA